From Phyllopteryx taeniolatus isolate TA_2022b chromosome 18, UOR_Ptae_1.2, whole genome shotgun sequence, the proteins below share one genomic window:
- the tdrd15 gene encoding tudor domain-containing protein 15 isoform X2 encodes MLSLLNTQHHRSEDSGPSGPCALWTVDLKLSHLDWNPEATLIHFQGQYLTIYELDYIILQQEIQNTPKTKAEVDIGEFCLVEDASAAYWYRGRVQRHKDGVSDVFLIDHGSVLSVDVAHISLCSNDLFILPPKIVCGFLANVLVLGGSCNSSSVVDFLSSLIGKNIKGYIQALLPHRVLLLDAPDINNELVRHGFANHMDKDTFLLLVELLTEAPLKQNIDPVPDLLVDKQSGREYRYKSSGLKVYEQILPFCGPRMSCGTRAKVRVTAAVHSGLFYCQMASKESDLLVMSKKLGAGECRRKSHQHNTQDNVGLLCSVKGKSGKWYRGFVQFIPVNSQVRVLFVDFGFPESVKLEDVHSLPPDLYSTPIMAFPCSLSSLKAQDEQLMSQQLSFLKAGLLGGVLDVQIDSFDEEHHLYLITVVAALDKYTTEEVSRQPPPQIKDELCSTAEDVAPQGGPLCFETIIGRELVKTLKEEELQSNSVFEGYLEHARNPNNFWIRTQKRNYEFQEMMNKMSDHFANVKLEDDILLNPEPGALCCAMYEEDMHFYRGVVTKKLEHGSEVLFIDFGNIQKVPCALIKKIPETFASISAFGLCCTLVNVMPLDDVWTCSNSDFFRAMLSNKELLVHIVQITQHKCIIDLYEVGCDHGWSISELMVSAKQADYWNNIPVKPVELNQKDKRTDTGIQESHINGNEAWDKSEKQSSVPTSFKTLDIQPNCEFTVQCSCIYSLSDFWCQLQDKVPDLEDMMCKIQQYYTLHTVTLKHEELCCVARSPQDGKWYRASIQEREKKHIKVLLVDYGVSVQVKDKQLQRIMPEYFKLEGQAFQCCLLNQIELVGNSQEMCNHLRKFIADSCGYLRCKVVSQLNDKNELLNIVELYNTQTQQSFTNQLMEQSLVKLDFPKEFVYSSFDLMPNHEEEVYITHVSGEWDIYCQLCRNTEAIQNLEVKISEEMKKIKRANAEDAPVKPCLAKYLDGNWYRALVQTTPSLMHFSVFFVDYGNTGISEKTHVVSIPRDSYHLLSTPIQALKFNLASVSRKDLYIEVKEWLDKAVLNKQMKAIILGTRQDGSFDVQLFDGDLNLNEKAKELIGRVMPKPKSTVKFTYVTKNDKRSTSSRSKNLAKGKSYSSKANEHRCSHVRARPHSKKEHVKYFVDVTAMNQFRQPRLPKNARTTNSKTHPLKHFEEPHVSRVNLQIEKKKGPQACENPPLSCLPARKEKEGCSLMCFASHIDSVGSFFLQLLDDEVAILKMVEEINSTAEHSLRSAFYVRFNDLVLVRYDENATLYRAVIRAYEDGSRYKVNFLDYGNSAVVEKEKLYMLSQEFLSQPAFSIHCCLVDSSLYDDDSAFTNAVMGKSLTVHFVRKHETIWEVEIEILDSEETLGEQMLKPQEGMEGPACSSETAEKAKICDQTALNVTENEQGTTDTNVKDTKLTKASFETFRNKSKRPVKIRPKWKGILKKTSQSVIKKRDCANAPFAFLTQLLQQNQQLPYETQNQEPLPDTSPHQHLAFAPISLDKEYFGVAASVKTPSEFCVVLKDSLPVVNQVAILLEDLSGYKLALLPKYSLMPGASCLLRSDLNKWCRAEILHVDSSTVVLNLVDYGLCQHFSSQDRIDLGKIPEDLLKLPKTAYPCVLRGVRPAGEDGNWSEEATIYVQELLNCNLKVVFREVLSNTRWTADVLVDGVHVANKLVDAGHARYTDAILGLRFQEQSLRRLIADMEVEPRLEPKVANEDSTESSDKAAKLGTKQCVLI; translated from the exons ATGCTTTCATTGTTGAACACTCAACATCACAG GTCGGAGGATTCAGGTCCATCTGGGCCGTGTGCCCTCTGGACAGTGGACCTTAAGCTATCCCACTTAGACTGGAACCCCGAAGCAACCCTGATCCACTTCCAGGGACAATACCTGACCATATACGAGCTGGACTACATAATCTTGCAGCAGGAAATCCAGAACACACCAAAGACCAAAGCTGAGGTGGACATCGGTGAATTTTGCCTTGTCGAAGACGCAAGTGCAGCTTACTGGTACAGAGGAAGGGTCCAGAGGCACAAAGATGGCGTGTCGGATGTGTTTCTCATCGACCATGGCAGCGTCTTGAGTGTGGATGTGGCTCATATATCTTTGTGCTCCAATGATTTGTTCATCCTGCCTCCAAAGATTGTTTGTGGCTTCCTCGCTAACGTGCTAGTGCTTGGCGGCTCTTGTAATTCCTCCAGCGTAGTAGACTTCCTCTCGAGCCTGATCGGAAAGAACATCAAGGGCTACATCCAGGCCCTTCTGCCTCACAGAGTCCTCCTGCTGGATGCTCCTGACATCAACAACGAGCTGGTCAGGCACGGATTTGCAAACCATATGGACAAGGACACTTTTCTCCTGTTGGTGGAGTTGCTCACAGAGGCACCtctcaaacaaaacattgatcCCGTTCCTGACTTGCTTGTCGACAAGCAGAGCGGACGTGAGTATCGATACAAGTCGAGTGGACTGAAGGTCTATGAGCAAATCTTGCCTTTTTGCGGGCCCAGAATGAGCTGTGGCACCCGTGCTAAAGTCCGGGTGACAGCCGCTGTCCACTCGGGCCTCTTTTACTGTCAAATGGCGAGTAAGGAGTCTGATCTTTTGGTCATGTCCAAGAAGTTGGGTGCCGGTGAATGCAGAAGGAAATCTCACCAACACAACACTCAAGATAACGTGGGTCTTCTCTGCTCGGTCAAAGGCAAAAGCGGGAAATGGTACAGAGGCTTTGTGCAGTTCATCCCGGTTAATTCACAAGTCCGAGTCTTGTTTGTGGATTTTGGATTCCCTGAATCGGTCAAACTCGAAGACGTCCACAGTTTGCCGCCCGATTTGTACTCGACACCCATCATGGCATTCCCATGCTCGCTCTCTTCTCTGAAGGCTCAGGATGAGCAGCTCATGAGTCAGCAGTTGAGTTTCCTCAAGGCAGGCTTGCTCGGGGGGGTCTTAGATGTGCAGATCGATAGTTTTGATGAAGAGCACCACCTCTACTTGATCACGGTAGTCGCTGCTCTGGATAAATATACAACAGAAGAAGTTTCAAGACAGCCGCCTCCTCAAATAAAAGATGAGTTATGTTCTACTGCAGAAGACGTGGCCCCCCAGGGTGGCCCCCTGTGCTTCGAGACCATCATAGGCCGAGAACTGGTTAAAACACTGAAAGAGGAGGAGCTGCAGTCGAACTCTGTGTTTGAGGGCTACCTTGAACATGCTCGCAACCCAAACAACTTTTGGATCCGAACCCAAAAACGAAACTATGAGTTCCAGGAGATGATGAACAAAATGTCAGATCACTTCGCTAACGTGAAGCTTGAAGATGATATTTTGTTGAACCCCGAGCCTGGAGCGTTGTGCTGCGCGATGTATGAGGAAGACATGCACTTTTACAGGGGAGTGGTCACAAAGAAACTCGAGCATGGCTCTGAAGTTCTGTTCATTGACTTTGGCAATATCCAGAAAGTTCCTTGTGCTTTGATCAAGAAGATTCCTGAGACATTTGCCAGCATTTCCGCATTTGGCCTCTGTTGTACTCTGGTTAATGTGATGCCTCTGGACGACGTGTGGACCTGCTCGAACTCTGACTTCTTCAGAGCAATGCTGTCCAACAAGGAGCTGCTTGTCCACATCGTCCAGATCACGCAACATAAGTGCATCATTGATCTCTACGAGGTGGGATGTGACCACGGTTGGAGCATCAGCGAGCTCATGGTTTCTGCCAAACAAGCCGACTACTGGAACAACATTCCAGTGAAGCCTGTGGAGCTAAATCAGAAAGATAAAAGGACGGATACAGGAATCCAGGAATCACATATCAATGGAAATGAAGCCTGGGACAAATCTGAAAAACAGTCGTCTGTTCCTACGAGCTTCAAAACCTTGGATATCCAACCCAATTGTGAGTTCACAGTCCAGTGCTCTTGCATCTACTCCCTGTCAGATTTTTGGTGCCAGCTGCAGGATAAAGTTCCGGATTTAGAGGATATGATGTGTAAAATTCAGCAGTATTATACCCTGCATACAGTCACCCTCAAACATGAAGAGTTGTGTTGTGTTGCAAGGTCACCTCAGGATGGGAAATGGTATAGGGCCTCGAtccaagagagagaaaaaaaacacatcaaggTGCTGTTGGTGGACTATGGTGTTAGTGTCCAAGTTAAGGACAAGCAATTGCAGAGAATAATGCCGGAATACTTCAAACTAGAAGGCCAAGCTTTCCAATGCTGCCTTCTTAACCAGATTGAACTGGTTGGAAACTCTCAAGAGATGTGTAACCACCTGAGAAAGTTTATCGCAGACAGCTGCGGCTACCTGAGGTGTAAAGTTGTTTCACAGTTGAATGACAAAAACGAGCTGTTGAACATCGTGGAGCTGTACAACACCCAAACGCAGCAGAGCTTCACGAACCAGCTCATGGAGCAAAGTCTGGTGAAACTGGACTTTCCCAAGGAGTTTGTCTACTCATCCTTTGACTTAATGCCTAACCACGAAGAAGAAGTCTACATTACCCATGTCAGCGGTGAGTGGGACATATACTGTCAACTCTGTCGCAACACTGAAGCCATCCAAAACCTTGAAGTGAAGATTTCagaggaaatgaagaaaattaAGAGAGCCAATGCGGAAGATGCTCCAGTGAAACCGTGCCTGGCAAAATACTTGGATGGAAATTGGTACAGAGCCCTGGTTCAGACCACTCCGTCCCTGATGCATTTCAGTGTGTTCTTTGTGGATTACGGAAACACTGGTATTTCTGAGAAAACACATGTTGTGTCCATCCCGAGAGACTCTTATCATTTGTTATCAACACCCATACAAGCTTTAAAGTTCAACCTGGCTTCTGTGTCAAGGAAGGATCTCTACATCGAAGTGAAGGAATGGCTGGATAAAGCCGTCCTCAACAAGCAGATGAAAGCAATCATCCTTGGCACGCGTCAAGATGGTTCCTTTGACGTACAGCTCTTTGATGGCGATCTAAACCTCAACGAGAAGGCCAAGGAGCTCATTGGGAGAGTTATGCCGAAACCAAAGTCCACTGTGAAGTTTACCTACGTGACTAAAAACGACAAAAGATCAACTTCTTCCAGGAGTAAGAATTTAGCCAAGGGGAAGTCTTACTCTTCCAAAGCCAATGAACACAGATGCAGTCATGTCAGGGCGAGACCACACTCAAAGAAGGAACATGTGAAGTACTTTGTTGATGTGACGGCTATGAACCAGTTCAGGCAACCCAGACTCCCCAAAAATGCGAGAACAACTAATTCTAAAACGCATcctttgaaacattttgaagaaCCGCATGTCTCCAGAGTAAACCTACAGATTGAAAAGAAGAAAGGGCCTCAAGCTTGTGAGAACCCTCCACTCTCATGTTTGCCAGCCAGGAAGGAAAAAGAAGGTTGCAGTTTGATGTGTTTTGCTTCCCACATCGACTCAGTTGGGAGCTTTTTCCTGCAGCTCTTGGATGATGAAGTTGCCATCTTGAAAATGGTTGAAGAAATCAACTCGACAGCCGAGCATTCCTTGAGGTCCGCCTTCTACGTGCGATTCAATGACCTCGTCCTGGTACGGTACGATGAGAACGCCACTCTCTATCGCGCGGTCATCAGGGCCTACGAGGACGGGTCCCGTTATAAGGTGAACTTCCTGGACTATGGCAACTCTGCAGTCGTTGAGAAGGAGAAGCTCTACATGTTGTCCCAAGAGTTTCTTTCTCAGCCAGCATTCAGCATCCATTGTTGCCTGGTGGACTCGAGCCTTTATGACGATGACTCTGCTTTCACCAACGCTGTGATGGGGAAATCGCTCACAGTTCACTTTGTCCGTAAACATGAAACCATCTGGGAAGTAGAAATTGAGATACTTGACTCCGAAGAAACGCTTGGTGAACAAATGTTGAAACCCCAGGAGGGAATGGAGGGTCCTGCATGTTCTTCGGAAACGGCTGAAAAAGCGAAGATTTGCGATCAGACTGCCCTAAATGTCACAGAGAATGAACAAGGAACAACTGACACCAATGTTAAGGACACAAAACTTACCAAGGCGTCGTTTGAAACCTTCAGAAACAAAAGTAAGAGACCTGTCAAAATCAGGCCAAAATGGAAGGggattttaaagaaaacatcacAATCTGTCATCAAAAAGAGGGACTGTGCAAATGCACCATTTGCTTTCCTCACTCAGTTACTGCAGCAAAACCAACAACTGCCTTATGAAACCCAAAATCAGGAACCTCTCCCAGACACAAGTCCCCATCAGCATCTTGCCTTTGCTCCCATCTCTCTTGACAAAGAGTACTTTGGTGTTGCTGCATCAGTGAAGACTCCGTCCGAGTTCTGCGTGGTTCTGAAGGACTCTCTGCCCGTCGTGAACCAAGTGGCTATCCTGTTGGAGGACCTCTCTGGGTACAAGTTAGCACTTCTTCCCAAATATTCCCTCATGCCCGGTGCCAGCTGCTTGTTGAGATCAGACCTCAACAAGTGGTGCCGTGCTGAAATCCTACATGTGGACTCATCCACCGTGGTCCTGAACCTTGTGGACTATGGCCTCTGTCAACATTTTTCCAGTCAAGACCGCATTGACTTGGGGAAAATTCCTGAAGATTTGCTCAAACTTCCCAAAACAGCATACCCCTGTGTCCTGAGGGGGGTTAGGCCTGCCGGAGAGGACGGTAACTGGAGCGAAGAGGCCACCATCTACGTGCAGGAGCTTTTGAACTGCAACCTTAAAGTGGTCTTTCGAGAAGTTCTGTCCAACACACGCTGGACTGCGGACGTTCTGGTGGACGGCGTTCATGTTGCCAACAAGCTGGTGGACGCTGGACACGCCAGGTATACGGACGCCATACTTGGACTCAG GTTTCAGGAGCAGAGTCTGCGACGACTTATTGCCGACATGGAGGTAGAACCCCGCCTAGAACCTAAAGTGGCCAATGAGGACTCAACAGAAAGTTCTGACAAAGCCGCGAAGCTGGGAACAAAACAAT GTGTTCTGATTTGA
- the tdrd15 gene encoding tudor domain-containing protein 15 isoform X1: MKVDNMVLTVWPRQRSEDSGPSGPCALWTVDLKLSHLDWNPEATLIHFQGQYLTIYELDYIILQQEIQNTPKTKAEVDIGEFCLVEDASAAYWYRGRVQRHKDGVSDVFLIDHGSVLSVDVAHISLCSNDLFILPPKIVCGFLANVLVLGGSCNSSSVVDFLSSLIGKNIKGYIQALLPHRVLLLDAPDINNELVRHGFANHMDKDTFLLLVELLTEAPLKQNIDPVPDLLVDKQSGREYRYKSSGLKVYEQILPFCGPRMSCGTRAKVRVTAAVHSGLFYCQMASKESDLLVMSKKLGAGECRRKSHQHNTQDNVGLLCSVKGKSGKWYRGFVQFIPVNSQVRVLFVDFGFPESVKLEDVHSLPPDLYSTPIMAFPCSLSSLKAQDEQLMSQQLSFLKAGLLGGVLDVQIDSFDEEHHLYLITVVAALDKYTTEEVSRQPPPQIKDELCSTAEDVAPQGGPLCFETIIGRELVKTLKEEELQSNSVFEGYLEHARNPNNFWIRTQKRNYEFQEMMNKMSDHFANVKLEDDILLNPEPGALCCAMYEEDMHFYRGVVTKKLEHGSEVLFIDFGNIQKVPCALIKKIPETFASISAFGLCCTLVNVMPLDDVWTCSNSDFFRAMLSNKELLVHIVQITQHKCIIDLYEVGCDHGWSISELMVSAKQADYWNNIPVKPVELNQKDKRTDTGIQESHINGNEAWDKSEKQSSVPTSFKTLDIQPNCEFTVQCSCIYSLSDFWCQLQDKVPDLEDMMCKIQQYYTLHTVTLKHEELCCVARSPQDGKWYRASIQEREKKHIKVLLVDYGVSVQVKDKQLQRIMPEYFKLEGQAFQCCLLNQIELVGNSQEMCNHLRKFIADSCGYLRCKVVSQLNDKNELLNIVELYNTQTQQSFTNQLMEQSLVKLDFPKEFVYSSFDLMPNHEEEVYITHVSGEWDIYCQLCRNTEAIQNLEVKISEEMKKIKRANAEDAPVKPCLAKYLDGNWYRALVQTTPSLMHFSVFFVDYGNTGISEKTHVVSIPRDSYHLLSTPIQALKFNLASVSRKDLYIEVKEWLDKAVLNKQMKAIILGTRQDGSFDVQLFDGDLNLNEKAKELIGRVMPKPKSTVKFTYVTKNDKRSTSSRSKNLAKGKSYSSKANEHRCSHVRARPHSKKEHVKYFVDVTAMNQFRQPRLPKNARTTNSKTHPLKHFEEPHVSRVNLQIEKKKGPQACENPPLSCLPARKEKEGCSLMCFASHIDSVGSFFLQLLDDEVAILKMVEEINSTAEHSLRSAFYVRFNDLVLVRYDENATLYRAVIRAYEDGSRYKVNFLDYGNSAVVEKEKLYMLSQEFLSQPAFSIHCCLVDSSLYDDDSAFTNAVMGKSLTVHFVRKHETIWEVEIEILDSEETLGEQMLKPQEGMEGPACSSETAEKAKICDQTALNVTENEQGTTDTNVKDTKLTKASFETFRNKSKRPVKIRPKWKGILKKTSQSVIKKRDCANAPFAFLTQLLQQNQQLPYETQNQEPLPDTSPHQHLAFAPISLDKEYFGVAASVKTPSEFCVVLKDSLPVVNQVAILLEDLSGYKLALLPKYSLMPGASCLLRSDLNKWCRAEILHVDSSTVVLNLVDYGLCQHFSSQDRIDLGKIPEDLLKLPKTAYPCVLRGVRPAGEDGNWSEEATIYVQELLNCNLKVVFREVLSNTRWTADVLVDGVHVANKLVDAGHARYTDAILGLRFQEQSLRRLIADMEVEPRLEPKVANEDSTESSDKAAKLGTKQCVLI; encoded by the exons ATGAAGGTGGACAATATGGTGCTGACTGTTTGGCCTCGTCAGAG GTCGGAGGATTCAGGTCCATCTGGGCCGTGTGCCCTCTGGACAGTGGACCTTAAGCTATCCCACTTAGACTGGAACCCCGAAGCAACCCTGATCCACTTCCAGGGACAATACCTGACCATATACGAGCTGGACTACATAATCTTGCAGCAGGAAATCCAGAACACACCAAAGACCAAAGCTGAGGTGGACATCGGTGAATTTTGCCTTGTCGAAGACGCAAGTGCAGCTTACTGGTACAGAGGAAGGGTCCAGAGGCACAAAGATGGCGTGTCGGATGTGTTTCTCATCGACCATGGCAGCGTCTTGAGTGTGGATGTGGCTCATATATCTTTGTGCTCCAATGATTTGTTCATCCTGCCTCCAAAGATTGTTTGTGGCTTCCTCGCTAACGTGCTAGTGCTTGGCGGCTCTTGTAATTCCTCCAGCGTAGTAGACTTCCTCTCGAGCCTGATCGGAAAGAACATCAAGGGCTACATCCAGGCCCTTCTGCCTCACAGAGTCCTCCTGCTGGATGCTCCTGACATCAACAACGAGCTGGTCAGGCACGGATTTGCAAACCATATGGACAAGGACACTTTTCTCCTGTTGGTGGAGTTGCTCACAGAGGCACCtctcaaacaaaacattgatcCCGTTCCTGACTTGCTTGTCGACAAGCAGAGCGGACGTGAGTATCGATACAAGTCGAGTGGACTGAAGGTCTATGAGCAAATCTTGCCTTTTTGCGGGCCCAGAATGAGCTGTGGCACCCGTGCTAAAGTCCGGGTGACAGCCGCTGTCCACTCGGGCCTCTTTTACTGTCAAATGGCGAGTAAGGAGTCTGATCTTTTGGTCATGTCCAAGAAGTTGGGTGCCGGTGAATGCAGAAGGAAATCTCACCAACACAACACTCAAGATAACGTGGGTCTTCTCTGCTCGGTCAAAGGCAAAAGCGGGAAATGGTACAGAGGCTTTGTGCAGTTCATCCCGGTTAATTCACAAGTCCGAGTCTTGTTTGTGGATTTTGGATTCCCTGAATCGGTCAAACTCGAAGACGTCCACAGTTTGCCGCCCGATTTGTACTCGACACCCATCATGGCATTCCCATGCTCGCTCTCTTCTCTGAAGGCTCAGGATGAGCAGCTCATGAGTCAGCAGTTGAGTTTCCTCAAGGCAGGCTTGCTCGGGGGGGTCTTAGATGTGCAGATCGATAGTTTTGATGAAGAGCACCACCTCTACTTGATCACGGTAGTCGCTGCTCTGGATAAATATACAACAGAAGAAGTTTCAAGACAGCCGCCTCCTCAAATAAAAGATGAGTTATGTTCTACTGCAGAAGACGTGGCCCCCCAGGGTGGCCCCCTGTGCTTCGAGACCATCATAGGCCGAGAACTGGTTAAAACACTGAAAGAGGAGGAGCTGCAGTCGAACTCTGTGTTTGAGGGCTACCTTGAACATGCTCGCAACCCAAACAACTTTTGGATCCGAACCCAAAAACGAAACTATGAGTTCCAGGAGATGATGAACAAAATGTCAGATCACTTCGCTAACGTGAAGCTTGAAGATGATATTTTGTTGAACCCCGAGCCTGGAGCGTTGTGCTGCGCGATGTATGAGGAAGACATGCACTTTTACAGGGGAGTGGTCACAAAGAAACTCGAGCATGGCTCTGAAGTTCTGTTCATTGACTTTGGCAATATCCAGAAAGTTCCTTGTGCTTTGATCAAGAAGATTCCTGAGACATTTGCCAGCATTTCCGCATTTGGCCTCTGTTGTACTCTGGTTAATGTGATGCCTCTGGACGACGTGTGGACCTGCTCGAACTCTGACTTCTTCAGAGCAATGCTGTCCAACAAGGAGCTGCTTGTCCACATCGTCCAGATCACGCAACATAAGTGCATCATTGATCTCTACGAGGTGGGATGTGACCACGGTTGGAGCATCAGCGAGCTCATGGTTTCTGCCAAACAAGCCGACTACTGGAACAACATTCCAGTGAAGCCTGTGGAGCTAAATCAGAAAGATAAAAGGACGGATACAGGAATCCAGGAATCACATATCAATGGAAATGAAGCCTGGGACAAATCTGAAAAACAGTCGTCTGTTCCTACGAGCTTCAAAACCTTGGATATCCAACCCAATTGTGAGTTCACAGTCCAGTGCTCTTGCATCTACTCCCTGTCAGATTTTTGGTGCCAGCTGCAGGATAAAGTTCCGGATTTAGAGGATATGATGTGTAAAATTCAGCAGTATTATACCCTGCATACAGTCACCCTCAAACATGAAGAGTTGTGTTGTGTTGCAAGGTCACCTCAGGATGGGAAATGGTATAGGGCCTCGAtccaagagagagaaaaaaaacacatcaaggTGCTGTTGGTGGACTATGGTGTTAGTGTCCAAGTTAAGGACAAGCAATTGCAGAGAATAATGCCGGAATACTTCAAACTAGAAGGCCAAGCTTTCCAATGCTGCCTTCTTAACCAGATTGAACTGGTTGGAAACTCTCAAGAGATGTGTAACCACCTGAGAAAGTTTATCGCAGACAGCTGCGGCTACCTGAGGTGTAAAGTTGTTTCACAGTTGAATGACAAAAACGAGCTGTTGAACATCGTGGAGCTGTACAACACCCAAACGCAGCAGAGCTTCACGAACCAGCTCATGGAGCAAAGTCTGGTGAAACTGGACTTTCCCAAGGAGTTTGTCTACTCATCCTTTGACTTAATGCCTAACCACGAAGAAGAAGTCTACATTACCCATGTCAGCGGTGAGTGGGACATATACTGTCAACTCTGTCGCAACACTGAAGCCATCCAAAACCTTGAAGTGAAGATTTCagaggaaatgaagaaaattaAGAGAGCCAATGCGGAAGATGCTCCAGTGAAACCGTGCCTGGCAAAATACTTGGATGGAAATTGGTACAGAGCCCTGGTTCAGACCACTCCGTCCCTGATGCATTTCAGTGTGTTCTTTGTGGATTACGGAAACACTGGTATTTCTGAGAAAACACATGTTGTGTCCATCCCGAGAGACTCTTATCATTTGTTATCAACACCCATACAAGCTTTAAAGTTCAACCTGGCTTCTGTGTCAAGGAAGGATCTCTACATCGAAGTGAAGGAATGGCTGGATAAAGCCGTCCTCAACAAGCAGATGAAAGCAATCATCCTTGGCACGCGTCAAGATGGTTCCTTTGACGTACAGCTCTTTGATGGCGATCTAAACCTCAACGAGAAGGCCAAGGAGCTCATTGGGAGAGTTATGCCGAAACCAAAGTCCACTGTGAAGTTTACCTACGTGACTAAAAACGACAAAAGATCAACTTCTTCCAGGAGTAAGAATTTAGCCAAGGGGAAGTCTTACTCTTCCAAAGCCAATGAACACAGATGCAGTCATGTCAGGGCGAGACCACACTCAAAGAAGGAACATGTGAAGTACTTTGTTGATGTGACGGCTATGAACCAGTTCAGGCAACCCAGACTCCCCAAAAATGCGAGAACAACTAATTCTAAAACGCATcctttgaaacattttgaagaaCCGCATGTCTCCAGAGTAAACCTACAGATTGAAAAGAAGAAAGGGCCTCAAGCTTGTGAGAACCCTCCACTCTCATGTTTGCCAGCCAGGAAGGAAAAAGAAGGTTGCAGTTTGATGTGTTTTGCTTCCCACATCGACTCAGTTGGGAGCTTTTTCCTGCAGCTCTTGGATGATGAAGTTGCCATCTTGAAAATGGTTGAAGAAATCAACTCGACAGCCGAGCATTCCTTGAGGTCCGCCTTCTACGTGCGATTCAATGACCTCGTCCTGGTACGGTACGATGAGAACGCCACTCTCTATCGCGCGGTCATCAGGGCCTACGAGGACGGGTCCCGTTATAAGGTGAACTTCCTGGACTATGGCAACTCTGCAGTCGTTGAGAAGGAGAAGCTCTACATGTTGTCCCAAGAGTTTCTTTCTCAGCCAGCATTCAGCATCCATTGTTGCCTGGTGGACTCGAGCCTTTATGACGATGACTCTGCTTTCACCAACGCTGTGATGGGGAAATCGCTCACAGTTCACTTTGTCCGTAAACATGAAACCATCTGGGAAGTAGAAATTGAGATACTTGACTCCGAAGAAACGCTTGGTGAACAAATGTTGAAACCCCAGGAGGGAATGGAGGGTCCTGCATGTTCTTCGGAAACGGCTGAAAAAGCGAAGATTTGCGATCAGACTGCCCTAAATGTCACAGAGAATGAACAAGGAACAACTGACACCAATGTTAAGGACACAAAACTTACCAAGGCGTCGTTTGAAACCTTCAGAAACAAAAGTAAGAGACCTGTCAAAATCAGGCCAAAATGGAAGGggattttaaagaaaacatcacAATCTGTCATCAAAAAGAGGGACTGTGCAAATGCACCATTTGCTTTCCTCACTCAGTTACTGCAGCAAAACCAACAACTGCCTTATGAAACCCAAAATCAGGAACCTCTCCCAGACACAAGTCCCCATCAGCATCTTGCCTTTGCTCCCATCTCTCTTGACAAAGAGTACTTTGGTGTTGCTGCATCAGTGAAGACTCCGTCCGAGTTCTGCGTGGTTCTGAAGGACTCTCTGCCCGTCGTGAACCAAGTGGCTATCCTGTTGGAGGACCTCTCTGGGTACAAGTTAGCACTTCTTCCCAAATATTCCCTCATGCCCGGTGCCAGCTGCTTGTTGAGATCAGACCTCAACAAGTGGTGCCGTGCTGAAATCCTACATGTGGACTCATCCACCGTGGTCCTGAACCTTGTGGACTATGGCCTCTGTCAACATTTTTCCAGTCAAGACCGCATTGACTTGGGGAAAATTCCTGAAGATTTGCTCAAACTTCCCAAAACAGCATACCCCTGTGTCCTGAGGGGGGTTAGGCCTGCCGGAGAGGACGGTAACTGGAGCGAAGAGGCCACCATCTACGTGCAGGAGCTTTTGAACTGCAACCTTAAAGTGGTCTTTCGAGAAGTTCTGTCCAACACACGCTGGACTGCGGACGTTCTGGTGGACGGCGTTCATGTTGCCAACAAGCTGGTGGACGCTGGACACGCCAGGTATACGGACGCCATACTTGGACTCAG GTTTCAGGAGCAGAGTCTGCGACGACTTATTGCCGACATGGAGGTAGAACCCCGCCTAGAACCTAAAGTGGCCAATGAGGACTCAACAGAAAGTTCTGACAAAGCCGCGAAGCTGGGAACAAAACAAT GTGTTCTGATTTGA